The genomic region GAATTGACCTCATTTTGATCAAGTACTTCAATTTGTAATCTTATGATATCCTTCGATTCTTCCTTCAGAAAATTGCGTTCATGCCTTAAAAGATTGTTGTACGTCCATAAATACCATTGTAACGTGAATAGTTTAGTCAAATAGTTACCTCAATAAAGAACAGAACAATGTATTTGTTCTCCGAAACTCGTCcattaaagaaaacaacacttcAACTTTGGAAGTACATTGATCACATATGTTATTGTATACGTCGGATGGATCCAGctttaaaatgaaaccaattttaataaatttactgTTCTGCGTATGCAAAATGCGCGGAATACCAACCTTCATTCCCAAAAGACCGAACAACTTATCGCCCAAACATTCTGTGTTAAATCGTTCAAAAATTGAtcgtgtttgtttatttgatgataaacaaaatcgGCAAGTAAGCACAGCAAGTTTTGTCGGCACGCTGTCCATGCTCATTTGCCGATTATTATTGCGATTTCACGAACAAATTACCAGCGGCGTCGAATGCAAgccaatgtttatgtttacttgtTTGCAGCTGGAAACCAAGTAATTATATAAAGGTGGCCACTATAATTATAAAGGTGGCTACTTGGGTTTTAGCTTAGAACCAAACACCttgaatatgttttcaaaCGTCAACCAAAGAGATACTGTAAACCTTGATTGTGATTTGTGTTGCTTAGTATTATTAACCTCATAATTGTTATTcctaaatgtaaacaatgtagATGTCCTTCGACCAGTGTTTGCGAAACATATAGAGGTGAAAGAAGCCACCCGGCtcaaaacctctataaaatatatatactaCTACTTTGCGAAACATTCAACAACATTATCTGCGATTCTCGACTTGAACTGATATGGCAGCAACACTTCTGCCAGCAATGTGCCGGTTGTGTTTGCGGGCGGGCCCCGAAACATCCACGGTATCGATTTTTAGTATCGCCAATGGAAATGTTATCGCAGAAATTGTCGAGCAATGTCTTGGTATCGCAATCGTGAAGGATAGTACACCGTATGAGAACGTCTGCCCATCGTGCATTGTCTCGCTGGTTTCGATGCACGAAATGTACCAAAAGTATCAAGAATGCAATCGTACATTTATTCAACTGTGCCACGAACGGAATCAAAATGACATTGGAGGCGAATTGCATTGTAAAACAGCGGTATACACTGATGTGCATGAAATATCTGCATTGGATGTCACACTGGAGGACATTATTGAAGAAGATTATAGCATCGACGAAGCATCGAATGAATTAGAAAGTGCTCTTGAAACACTTCCCTTGAACGAACCCACAGACGCAAATTACGATGTATCGGTGCATTATTTACAAGATTTTCGACCGGCTGGAGAAATGGATGGTTTGCTGCACGGTCAGGCTGAACAACACCAGCTTCAGCAAACGGATGAATCAGAATGGAACCATCCGGATACTTCATTGAACACGTCGTTAATGGAAGAATTGAGCGCGCAGGTTGCTCGATTGGATGGCCAGGAAAtcacaaactcaaaaactatAATTTCTGTTGATACGACTCACACGTCCATTTTACCACAACTTGCCAAAAAGAATCCCCCGAGAGATTTTCTGAAAAGATTCCAAAATGAAGCGACAGAAGTGGAAAGCTACCAAGATCCGAAGCACCAATGTTATATTTGTAATACTAATTTCCATAACGACGTTGAGCTCGTGaaccattttccttcccattttcTAGATGTCCCACAAGGCTGCGCCCTGTGTGGGACTCGTCATCGGACGGTGATGGACCTTAATCGCCATTTGGCCTATCATCAATCAGAGAGGCCATACAAATGTGATAAATGTGCGCGGAGATTTTCGAACTTCCAGTCGTACAGGTGGCATACGAGCGAATACCACACGCGCCAACAGAACCAAACCCTATCCTTATCAGCTGACGCTGACATAAATAGAGGATCGCAAACGATGGTGTGTGATATATGTGGTAAAGTGTACCTACTTGCCGAACCGTACGAACAACATATTCTACAGCATGAGCATGGCCATCAGCTGTATCAGTGTAAACTGTGTGAACGAAAGTTTCCACGGAACATTTATCTTCTTTTTCACCTGGAAACACACGCCAAACAGCGTCCGCACCGGTGCCAGTATTGCTTGATACCGTTCGCATCGCAGTATCTTAAAAACTTCCACGAAAAACGACACCCTAACGGCGATGGAGGACTGATATCGCAACGCTGCCCTCTTTGTTTAACGTCATGCCGAGCGAAACATCGGCTGTTGGCTCATATCGAAGCGTTTCATCCAGCCGACACGCGTATTCAATTGCTGCAGTGTTCATTCAACGACTGTCGGCTTAAATTTCTCGATTTAAACGAGTTTCAAAGTCACATCACCGATCACCGGGTGGGTGATCGATTTCCTTGTATGCATTGTGCTCGCGTTTTTAAACGGCAACGTTTATTAAATACCCATCTGCGTACGGTACATGGCATAACTGTCGAGCAAGATCGTGCACCATCGACATTACGCTGTGAGGAATGCTCAACATCATTCCGAAGCGAGAGGACCTTTGCGAAACATTTTGAACTTTCTCACCGtccacaaacaaaaatcatatCACATAACTAGTTTATATTATTGTCCTTACCATGCATACTATGTAAAGCAATTGAGTAATATTGTATGCCTACATATTTCGGAAGGAACAGAATTCCTgataatgaataaatattgattttataaaaGCGGAAACATAGTGCATGTATTGGAAGATACTTAGCATATATTTAGTATAATCTTTTAAACAGGATGTTGTAGAGATAACATATTTCCGTAGAATAATCTCCAGTATGTGCTTAAAACTCCCAACCACGGTGTTCCTTTACCACGTAGTTGTTATCCTTGCGCATACGACGTACCGCGCTCGCTTCGCCCTTCGGGACACATcgctttttcatttcttttttctcacgCTGAAGTATGTCTCCCTTTATCCGATCGCTGATCACCGACGGTGCGATCGTACTTGCTGTGGTTGAGTACGAGCGAACACTACGCGCATCATTAAGGAGCTTTCGTACCATCGCCATCCTATACTGGCGCGAATTCGGATcgatggtttcttcttctggaTCGGTATCCGGATTGTCCGATTCGACGCATGTTGGACGTTCACTGGCCTCGCCAATGTCTGTAGTTTGCGTATCTATTGCATTTGTGCTATCCGCTGGTAAATCTTCGCCAATGTTGGACTGCTGTTCAGCTTGTTCCAGCACATCCCTCTCGGGGGTTTCAAGAGTGTCCTGGATCGACATTGAGTTTAGGTAACTGAAAATGGCTGCATTCGGATCGCTCTTTTTAACAGGTTTTAGTGTAGGTTTTTCCGACAACTTGATTTCCTCCTCCAACTTTCGGCGACATTCCTCCAGCTCTTTCTCATCGACCTCAGGCATCTGCTGCCCCTCGCTAGCTTCTTCAGTGTCCGAGGTTGCGAGGCACTCATCGCCATCCGAGTCTTCAAGATTATCCTCGCCGGTAGGATGATATTCTTTCAGAAGATCGTCTTCCATCTCCTGGGTGAATCCATACCCGGAACAAAGCACCTCCCGGTCGAGTTCATCATTGCGCTCCAGATCGCTGAAGCGTGGATATTCCTCACTTTCGTACCCAAACTTTTTCCGAAATAGTTCACGCACACCCTGGACATCCCGGTCAAAGAACATTTCGGCGTTCGGGTGGGAAGTGGATACCATCT from Anopheles coustani chromosome 3, idAnoCousDA_361_x.2, whole genome shotgun sequence harbors:
- the LOC131261450 gene encoding zinc finger protein 83-like — its product is MCRLCLRAGPETSTVSIFSIANGNVIAEIVEQCLGIAIVKDSTPYENVCPSCIVSLVSMHEMYQKYQECNRTFIQLCHERNQNDIGGELHCKTAVYTDVHEISALDVTLEDIIEEDYSIDEASNELESALETLPLNEPTDANYDVSVHYLQDFRPAGEMDGLLHGQAEQHQLQQTDESEWNHPDTSLNTSLMEELSAQVARLDGQEITNSKTIISVDTTHTSILPQLAKKNPPRDFLKRFQNEATEVESYQDPKHQCYICNTNFHNDVELVNHFPSHFLDVPQGCALCGTRHRTVMDLNRHLAYHQSERPYKCDKCARRFSNFQSYRWHTSEYHTRQQNQTLSLSADADINRGSQTMVCDICGKVYLLAEPYEQHILQHEHGHQLYQCKLCERKFPRNIYLLFHLETHAKQRPHRCQYCLIPFASQYLKNFHEKRHPNGDGGLISQRCPLCLTSCRAKHRLLAHIEAFHPADTRIQLLQCSFNDCRLKFLDLNEFQSHITDHRVGDRFPCMHCARVFKRQRLLNTHLRTVHGITVEQDRAPSTLRCEECSTSFRSERTFAKHFELSHRPQTKIISHN
- the LOC131261451 gene encoding uncharacterized protein LOC131261451 is translated as MGKLNVTVLRYLSKEDFRIMTAIEMGMKNHELVPGALVAAIASLKNGGIHRLLRELCKQKLLSYERGKRYDGYRLTNMGYDYLALKSLTLRGSISGFGNQIGVGKESNIYTVVDEEETPLCLKLHRLGRICFRNIKEKRDYHGKRQKMSWLYLSRISATREFAYMKALHERGFPVPKPIDFNRHCVIMELVDGYPLLNVCEVGNVEALYDDLMNLIVRLGNCGVIHGDFNEFNIMITKDQVPILIDFPQMVSTSHPNAEMFFDRDVQGVRELFRKKFGYESEEYPRFSDLERNDELDREVLCSGYGFTQEMEDDLLKEYHPTGEDNLEDSDGDECLATSDTEEASEGQQMPEVDEKELEECRRKLEEEIKLSEKPTLKPVKKSDPNAAIFSYLNSMSIQDTLETPERDVLEQAEQQSNIGEDLPADSTNAIDTQTTDIGEASERPTCVESDNPDTDPEEETIDPNSRQYRMAMVRKLLNDARSVRSYSTTASTIAPSVISDRIKGDILQREKKEMKKRCVPKGEASAVRRMRKDNNYVVKEHRGWEF